The sequence below is a genomic window from Candidatus Zixiibacteriota bacterium.
GACCCGTTAAAGTTCTTTGAGTATGTCAAGATTTTAGACGCCACTACGAACCAGATTATTCCCTTTCAAATGTGGCCTCATCTTGTGGAATTCATTAAGGCGATTTACAAGTATTCTCAAATAATTGTCTTAAAATCCAAGCAGGTAGGGATTTCATGGACTCTGGCAGCCATAGCAATCTGGTGGTGTTACAAGACAGGCGGAAATGTGATTATGATTTCCAAGGGGGAGACTGAAGCTGCGGAGTTACTCAGCAAGGCAAAGTTTATTTACTCTCAATTACCAAAACATCTTCAATTAAACCCCGGACACGACAGCGTCTTCTCAATGTCCTTTGAGAGTACCCATAGCAAGACTCACACTTTACCCTCAACAGAGACGGCTGGTATGGGAGAGACCGCCTCTTTAGTAATCTGGGATGAGAACGAGTTTCATCCTTACGCTAAAGAGAATTGGGCACATCTTAAGCCTACAATAGATGCTGGGGCACATGGAATTGTTGTTTCAACAGTTGACCCTACGACTTTAGATTCTCATTTCAAGATACTGTGGAGAGAAGCCAAAAGGGGAAACAACAACTTTCACCCTATATTCATTCCTAGGGATGCCGTCCCTGGGCGAGATGCCGAGTGGTTCGAGAGAGTTAAAAGAGATTATTATTTGGAATGGCAGTTCAGAGCTGACTATCCACAGACGGAAGAAGAGGCTCTTAGCCCGATTACGGGACGAACAGTTTTTGATGCTGGGATTTTACAGAAATTGCAGCAGGAAGCTCTCAAAGAAGAGGAAATTCGCCAGGGAGTCATCCATATCTATCACCGTCCCAAGGTTGGAGTTCAATATATCGCAGGCGTGGATATGGCAGAAGGGCGTGGAGGAGATTATTCAGTCCTCTGGATAGAGGGAAGGGACGGTCTTTCAAGAGAATTAGTCGCCGTTATACACTCGAATCATATTTTACCCGATACTTTCTCGTATATGAGCTACGAACTC
It includes:
- a CDS encoding terminase family protein — its product is MIKQDELPIIDQIGQKIDILDPLKFFEYVKILDATTNQIIPFQMWPHLVEFIKAIYKYSQIIVLKSKQVGISWTLAAIAIWWCYKTGGNVIMISKGETEAAELLSKAKFIYSQLPKHLQLNPGHDSVFSMSFESTHSKTHTLPSTETAGMGETASLVIWDENEFHPYAKENWAHLKPTIDAGAHGIVVSTVDPTTLDSHFKILWREAKRGNNNFHPIFIPRDAVPGRDAEWFERVKRDYYLEWQFRADYPQTEEEALSPITGRTVFDAGILQKLQQEALKEEEIRQGVIHIYHRPKVGVQYIAGVDMAEGRGGDYSVLWIEGRDGLSRELVAVIHSNHILPDTFSYMSYELLKEYFSPKVIGGADAFGTRFLEDLVVHGYDRGKIYSSDKKREKLGYIESAKTR